GAAGTTGCAGAAAACCTCGTCAAGAACGGAATACAAACAAGAGACCCTTGCATATACATTTCTAGAAAAGTTGGGCGGAAGCAAAAGTGTTACGCACACAACGattgtgtaaaacacaatacATAACCAATCTCTAGTCGTCCATTGCTATAATAAATGGCCAAAATTCGCTCTAACTTTTTCCCACAAAAGTTGAACTTTTCCTTaaaagagtttttataaaatctagaccgttcaaATACATTtagacggtcagaattacgcacacaataAACACAATgattgtgcaagtagcatttttgggGCGCAAAATACTAGCAGAGACGGAGGAAATAAATAAGCAGAACTTGTTTATTGCTAATATTAGCAAGAGAAGTGTTATTCACACAGACAAAGGGTGCACAGATCTCAATGTGGGGCCACTACGGGTagcacacaaatgattcgagccgttcattaaatataaaatattttttcaagagtctttgtaaaaaattagctcaattcgataactagaagtactcgatctaatcatctaattacgggagcccttgaaaaaatgtttcaaatttatTGAACAGTTTAGATCATTTCTGTGGGACCTATAGTGGATCCCATATCAAAATCTATGCACGATCTATGCACCCTTTGTCAGCGTCGACAGACTTAACGCTATTGGcaaacagtaatgctacacacacagcatttATGCACAGAATTTGTACACAgatttattgtggggcccactatgagtcccacacaaataatccgagccgttcattaaatgtaaaacattttttcaagggcctccgcgaaaaatcaactcaatccgatgcTTAaagatgctcgattcaatcatttaacttttcattcgaatttcaggataatgaaaagttagatgattaaatcaagcacttataggtatcggattgagctgatttttctcggaggctcttgaaaaaatattttacatttaatgaacggctcgaattatttgtgtaggacccgtagtggaccccacaacaaatctgtgcataaaTACTGTatgtgtagcattactgattAGCAAAGTAAGCAAACCTCGGCGAGGGGAGAGTCATTTCTCATACCTGGAGGGAGGGATAATCTGTACATAATGCAAACCTCGAGGTGGTGTCAGTGAAATTCACCCTATACTATAGGCTACCTTAGGATACCAATCAAGAtcaagagagacagagagtggAGACTTTTAGCTTAATGATGAACCTTCCCCTGACGGGCCTGATCCCCTCCCCCTCAATGATCAACGGCAATAACTTAACTTTTCCCACATAATATTGTTTTTTCTTCTAATACAAAGTAACCCCGATAAGCTAATGAACCCAACATGGTAAGTTACTGTTTTTATCACCCACTTGTCccacatctttttttttataaaaaaaaatgcaaattgcAGTTGATTTGGTAGACTAGCACATTTTGCAATAGTTTATGGCAGCCTTGCTCATAAAGAAAACTAGAAAAGTCTGACCAATATGCTTTCCTACGTGTCTAGGACAAAAACAATTGTACCCATCAAAAGCAGTGAGCAAGTTCCTGCCGTTCCCAGACAACAGAAAAAATCACATGTGTAATGGGCCGAACTAACCGGCTCAGACCATCCTTGGCAAAACGGGCCACCCACGTAGCCCATCATCGTTGGCTGAGACATGATCGAGCTATACCCAGCCGACGACCAGGTATTGTCACTTCCGTCCGTGAGAGGACTCAATAGGTCACCGAACCTTGAGGGCCGGTCCTGACCAAGGCGGGGTTGGAGGATGCCTATCATCTCATATATCACAAAGGTTACACCGCTCAGCTATGGCTGAGCTCTCTCGTTTGGCCGACTCACGAGGGCCAGCCACCCTATGGGCAGTTAGCTGCCACACCCTAGGTGACGTGTTTGACGTCACCCGAAGCAGTTACGCTAAGGATAATGATGAGGGCACGTGGGGTGCCCAGCTCACGCCCCAAAACGGTTATCAAACCCTATCTGTGATATCATAATGATATCAGCCGAAGCGTACGAGACATGAGTTCGTACTTGGAGGGCAAGCAAAGGGATCTCTATAAATACCCAGCGATGACAACCCTAAGAGGTAAATTCTCTCCCCCACTCACAACCCTAGACTTTGCCTTCCCTCTGCACTCTCTTGCTCTCTCGTTGGAGGGCCTTGTCGGAGCTCCTCGCCAAGTCTTTTAGTCATGTGCTACCTGTGTAGGTTACGTTAAAGGGCTAGGATCCCATCTCTCTGGATTGAGCCACTTGAGAGGAACCCCTTTCCGTGATCAGTATCCCCACAACATGCATTAAACAAAAATGGTTCGATTaacagaagaaaagaaaagaaaaaaaggctcTTAATCAGtcgttttatttttcaatgttttaaGTTGCGTGAAGAGTGTaataccaatttttttccaatcacCAACATTGCCCGTCTTCAATATCAGTTGATTGTGAATCTACGAGTAAAATAGGAGATTAAATTCTACACGGTAGTGCAGTGTAATGGTTCAATCTTCCAACTCACCAAACTATACACAGAAAAGTAGAATTAGTGAAAACACTGAACGCAAGGGAGGCCATCTGAAATTTTCAGCCCAAGATGTACGCCGGTGAATTGATGGATACGTGCATCATGTGCCCATCTTGTACTGTACTGTACTTCCTCCTACGTTCCGGAACTATTTGCATTTGATCATCTCATCTTTGCTCTCACGTAGCGCATGTGATCATTGTGTAATGTGCCTCTCCCATAGCACATGTGATCATTGTGAAATGTGCCATAACAATCCTAAAACTCGACATTAGTATTTTACGATTTTAAATCTAATAGTTCGCCACTATTACTCTATTCACTGATTATTGTTGATTTGTGATCAAGCAAAGATTACAATTAAATTAAACTTATAACTTGGTAACAATAATGCTAGAACCAcatataaatacacacaaacaAACTTGCAAATAAGTGCGATTATAGCACAACCGGGGGAGTGTGCTGCACAGTTACGTGCTGTGCAGCATGTTGTGCGGCCGCCAACCccgccttgccggcatcggcccGACAATTggagacgtccactgcgtagagctcgtcgagtactacaagtgtaccaaaattcaacccaatcaaatatcgttaagtgtcTCATTGGAACACATATATttcgaaaagaatggattcagtggttttgatccagtgtttcgtatccattaggattcatttttttccaagttatatgtattccgatgaagtacttaatgatatttgataaggttgatttttggtacatttgtagtactcgacgagctctacgtagtggacgtctccgatcgtcggaccgatgccggcaaggcagCGCCGGCAGCCGCACAACACGTAGCTATGCAACACACTCCCCCGGTCCTAGCATGATTGATCTATTGTAATGGAATGTCTACGTAAATGATACCATGTGGGCTCAAGAGTGTAAACTCTATTGCACTCAAGGGTTGAACCATCTCCAGCTCGTGTTTTCAACTTTTATATATTAGTTAAAATAAAGGTTTCTTGGGTAACTGTACTGAAAGAGCCATTTTTGTGTccaaatttgattgaaaaaatgatTGTGGCCATTTATGCCACACAAGACTATGTGTACAACAATCTACTGATTTGTACCCAAAAAATCTATTGTACCAATTGTGAACAACAATTTATTGGTTTGATGCAACAATCTACCGTCAGCCTATCTTGAGAACTCTGTTACTTGCCGCTGAGGATCCAATGATAGTGATTGTGTGGGAAAGACAATTGCTAAAAATAGCTCGCACACCATTGTAGGAACTAAGCCAAAATTTCACCAAATATTACTTTAGCAAGCTAAACAATAATtttggctaaaaaaaaaagatagccAGAACAATTGGAGCTGCTCTAAGTACTGTTAGAGCCGGAGTTGCTCCTCTAACTAGAGTTGGACCCAATTGTCGCGTGCTCATAATCTCCCAAAATTGACTCTGACCAATGTTTGACTATAGGGTAAGACGAAATTTTAGCGTACAAGTATTTGAACAAAAATGGTTAGAATTGAAAACAacatattaaaaaagaaaaggattggGAGAGTGACAAAACATATCAAATACAAGAATATGAAAATACAGAGAGAACTTTGCGTAGCCAATTTAACAGAAAATCTACGGTCACTGCACCACAATGCGGTGGCTGGCCACTGCACGCCAAtttggggcccactccgggctccgcacgatgatccaagccgttcaataattttaaaaaccaaaaccgagtgggcaaagggaaaaatcagctcgatcccATATGTGTAGGTCCTCGGATCCAatcttcattttttgaaaaattggaaaaccaatctttccattttttccgattttccaaagatgagaagATCGATCCAAGCACCTACAATATCGGATCGAGCTAATTTTCGCGATGCCCActcgttcatttttttaaattattgaacggcttaGATCATTCGTGCAGagcccggagtgggccccacacggcGTGCGGTGGCTGGCCACCGCATTTTAGTGCGGTGACTGTAGCGTTGTTGCCAATTTAATGAGGGGCATGAGAGTCCAAAGAATCTGTAGGAGTACAAAATTCGGTGACTCAATGTTGTGGACACATTccataagaaaagaaaaccatacCAATAATGGCCTCATAATACAGTCATAAAGGAGAGAACCATACCAGTGGCCTCGACTAATTTCTCGGACTAGAAATATCTGGATCCCTTGTATCagtaatttttctctttttttttattgacatCTCTGTATTGTCCTCATAAATGAAATTAATCCCACACTTCTTCACTGTCAACCACGGCTCAGTCTCCTCTGAGTCTTCTGGAATTATCTCAATCTCCAATTCATCCCTTTCTATGTAATCTGATGGGTAATAAAGGAGTATCATCTGATCTTGCCCTTGATATCTTGTGAAAGTCAACAACTGATCGAGCTCTGTAAATTTGTCacggataatcaaaatttgattatgttgACCACGATTTCCGTGAGTCCTGACAACTATGCATAAAGACCAGCCCAGTATTCTCCGAGGTGGCACCACAACAGATAATTTTGACCCTGCATACTGGTATTGGAACCAATTGGGAATCTCATCCCCTGGAAGATAAATAGTAGCATATCCCCCCGGTCCCTGTTCCAACAGATCATGCATTAGTTGAGTacaaagtacatttatttttcttgacAGGATTCGAAAGTAAAAATTCCACACAAGCTGATACATACTGGCAATACAAAGGCGACAAATGGGATATTAGCAGTGTTACATTGATGCAATATATGCTTTATATTCCCTATGGTTCTTTTGATATTTCTGTTATCCCgctcatgagagagagagagagagagagagagagagagagagacttgtaCCCTGTTTTTTTTATCCTCCCAGAATGACTGGTCGATTCTTTCCATAACATTGTTCTTAGCTAACATATTGCATCCCAGAAAGGACATGAGTAGTCCAGCTCGCCAGTTGAACTCAGTAGGTATGCTTTCTAGTGATGTGCAGTAGCTTGCATCCAGTTCCTTTAAATTTACTGGAAGCTGTGGAAGTGATTGGAGCCTTCCACAATCATTCAATTGGAGTTTCAACAAGCTAGCAAGGTCACTGAAACTATTTGGTAGGCTACAAACATTGTTCCTTTCAAGATACAAAATCTCTAACGAGCTCAAGATTCCAATTCCGTCGGGCAGATGGGACAAATTGCAGTCATTCAAATTCAAGAATTTCAAGCAAGCAAGGTTACAGATACCATCCGGTAGGGTAAGTAAACTGTTTCCTGCAAGACTTAAACCCTCCAAAAATATCAGCCTCCCAATTTCGCAGGGCAGATGCGACAGATTGCAGCCTTCCAAAGTCAACCTCTTTAAGCGAGTAAGGTCACAGATGCTATCCGGTAAGGTAGGCAAATTGTTCGCGCTAAGATCCAAAGTCTCCAACGAGATCAAATTCCCGACTTCAtttggtagacatgacagattGCAGTTTTCCATCCTCAAATCTTTTAAGCAACTTAAGCCAAGTGCAGGTGACAAACCAATAGAATCCATTCTCTTTGTTCTGAAAATCCAAGACGAGAGGAATGAGGACTGGGGTTTAGATGGTGATCCTTTGAATCCAGAAAAATTTCTGAGCATGGAGCAGCCAGAGACATCAAGACTTTCAAGAGATTTCAACGTCCAAATGCTCGAGGGATACTTCCGAAGTTTTTTACAGTTCTTCATATCTAGGATAAGGAGTTTGTTGAGAAATCTAATAGATTCGTCAACCTCTACCAACCTTATGCAATCGTTAAGCAACAGTTCCTCAAGATTGTTGAGTCCAGAGAAGTCAGGGGTTTCAATAAGGTGATAGCAATAACTTAGGTAAAGGAATTTTAGTTTGACCAAGATCTGTCCAAAACAGAACGAGGAACGTTAATTTTCCCATAACACAAAATGTGGGTGGCgcttgaaaaaggaaaaaattaatgtcATACCTTACTTCCATTCCATGCTTTTTTTAGGCTACTATAACGCAAGTCAAGAGTAACTAAATTCTCCATGTGCAGCTTTGACGGCAAACATTTCAATGGGAAGCCATTCCAACATAGCCACAATAGTCTTTTGGAGATATGTTCGTAACCTTCCTTGAGATGAACATAATTAAGATGAAGCAGCCACAATCTGTCCATCTTTTCAAATGCCTTCGAATTTACTTGGACCTCATTCAGCTCATGAAAGTTTAGGAAGAGACCTCCAACAGATTCAGTGCCCTGATATGGAAAAAGCCAGTGGATAATGAGGAAAAAAGTTCACcttgttgagaaaaaaattatgtttattttaagaaaattacgTTCATGTCTATATACTCTCAAAATTACAGCTTCAGTGCACTGATATGGAAAGCCAGTGGATAATGAGGAAAAAAGTTCAccttttttagaaaaataatatgtaTATTTTAAGACAGTTGCGTTCATGTCTATATACTCTCAGAATTACGAACCCAAAATATTAAGTCAATTAACTGTGAGAATTTAGAAAGTGCATATGATTTGGAATTCTTGAAGTAGATAAATACCATATATCTATAAAAGTTTCATGTCTATGAAGCTCACCGTGCCATCTCCCAGCACTCCAAGGGCATCTTCATGATACCACAGTCTGCTCCGCCTCCCTGGGTCCTTAACAGATTCTTGCCGGACAATTTCTCTGCCCATGTCTCTCAGCAGATCATGCATCACAATTCGCGTAGGGTGATATTTTATGAGACACCGATCAGCTAGAACCTGAATCCCAATTTCTGCAAAAGAGTTGCAGCTTTCCAGTATTTTTACTGTAAAATTTCGATCtgttccaacaaaaaaacatgccaTATCTAGGAACAACTCCTTCACTTCCTTACTTAGCGAATCAAAACTTATCTTAAGTTTTCCTTGAATATTATCATCGggaatttttcttaatttcgcCATTTCATTTTTCCATTGAGGTATGCTCTTGCCACAGAAAAAGGAACCCAAAACTTCAAGAGCTAATGGAAGCCCTCCAGCATAATGCACAACTTGGCCTGAAAGGTCCAAATGGTCTTCTGTAGGATGCTCTTCTTTAAAGCAATGCCCCCTGAAGAGTTCAAGAGATTCGTCCTCGTTCAACTCCTCTGCTGCATATATCTCATCCACTTTAAGCAAATTTAGTGAAGAAACATCTCTTGTTGTTATGATAATTCTACTTCCAGAACCAAAGGAATCTCGATCTATGGCTAAGTCTTTCAATTGTTGGACGTCATCCACATCATCAAGAATAAGAAGAACCTTATGACAGAAAGCCCTCCGTTTTATAACCTCAATTCCTTGATGACAATTTCTTAAGTTATGAGTTCCACTTCTGAGTATATCCGAAAGAAGTTGctcttgcaaaaaaatcagaCCATTTGGTTGCTTCGAAGTTTCTCTAATATTTGCAAGAAAACTGCTCCCTTCAAACTTATGTTGGACGAGATTATATAGCTTTTTAGCTATTGTTGTCTTACCAATTCCACCCATCCCACATATTGCAACAATGCGAACATCATCTGTTTCCAATTTCAACAACTTCTTGAGTTTTTTAAGGCGAGACCCTAGTCCAATTTCGTGGCATGCGACATGTAGAAGTACAATATCTAATTTATTTTGGACCTCTTCAACAGCTTTCCGAATTAGATGTGCTTCATCACTGCAAATTTGTACATAttattaaaataacaaaaaagtaaaTCCTTTACCAAATGTAGAAAAGCCATGACAAAAACATAATCTTAGATGAGGTCGTGAGGACCCTTGGGCCTAGAAGCATGCACAAGAAAGGCTTGATCCTAGTCAAAACTTCTATCTCTCGAGAGAACAACCATCAAATAAGCCAAAGTTTTAAGCAAATTCACACATATGGTGCTGTGGCATTTCAATCTTGCTGGACAGACtgattttataatatttttaaaagcaaCATAACCATAGCATAATAAAATTCGGAAGTGTGGTCAAAATTACACATGCATCCCCAAATAAATTTTCAGAGAGGTTGAGGAAAATACCCATTGGCCACCTTTGGCAAATCCCAACCGGACAAATTGGCAACCTCAGTGAGGGCTTTCCTCCACTTCTCCACCCTGCCACCTGAACCCTCTTTAAGAGGCTCTTCATGCTTGGCAAATGCATCTGCCAGACTCCCCTTCTGCGCCCTCACGTCGGATGGCTCAACGTTATAAAAGATAGGTAGAACGATCTGTCTCAAGGTCTTCCTGCACTCCATGATCTTCACAAGTTCGTCAAGGCACCACCTGGATGCGgcataattttttgagagaaCGACCAGCGAAATTCTTGACTCCTCAATTGCTTTCAGAAGTTCATAGCCAATATATTCTCCTCGATTGAGCTCTTTGTCATCTATGAATGTATGAAAGCCATGTCTCTCTAAAGCAGCTAAAAGATGGCTGGTAAAATTTTCGCGGGTATCTTTATCGCTGAAACTCAAGAAGACGTCATATTTGAATGGTGTTGCGATGGAGGAGggcaaggaagaggaagaggcttCGTTTGCCCAAGCAGTGTCCATGGACCAAGCTCAAAGATGAATGATAGATGTAGACCTGTGCCTTGTCCAAGAGACGGTGTAGCCCTGTATACTTCTCTTATTGTTAGGTGACTTGTTTGATTATAGGAGATTCATACCCCTGTAGCAAGAGGGGAAATCTCAActgtcaaagaaaaaaaaaacatatgctTCTCTCTCAACTCGCACAAAGTAAAAAGAATCAAATCAATAAGAGAACTTTGGTGACAAAAACTATTTGACGTTGAAGCCTAGGGCTTAGGAATTTGCTCCCTCCCATATCTCATGTTAGAAACCTTCCAGGTGGACCAGGTGTTATTAGCAGAATTTACAATTAAATCAGTACTTTCCCTCACAATTGAAAGCATATCCAGGCAGCCTACGATTCGATTCCTGAACCAAGGCCTGTTATTTCTTCCCGAAAAGGAACTTATATTTCAACCTTCTCAATTAAGCTCTCAAAAAACGCTGACAAAATGCAagcaaagaaagagaaaataaataagcaGGACACCAAAATCAAGCAGAGAGTATTGAGAGTATCTCACAAAATCTCCTTGGTTGGAGTTAAGCAAAGAACTGTCGTGTTGTCTTCCTTTGTGGGAGAAAAGCAAGAAATTCCCTTTACCAACGTATGTAATGCTGAAGGGTTTCGCAGTGGAAGTGGAGGGACAAACGCATAATGCTGCAATAGTCGAAAGACGACGATGATCCATCAAAGGCATGCGAACACAAATACAAAGCTAAAACCACAAATAAGATTAAGATATAGACTTTCACCTCCGTCTTTGACTTTGTCTTCTTCCCAAAAAATTGCAAGAGGAAACTACTCAGGAACGGTTGAACTTCAAGCCTTTCACTGCGATATTCCGATTGATGGGTGTCGATCAAGATGGCGGGCGGCGGCGGCAGCAGATGATGGTGGTCTTGATCTATAATAAATTATAGGAGTAGAATAATGTGGTGGACTTGTGAAGTAAATTCATCTTTCTGGTCgtagaaagaaaataaaaaatttactacacACAGCAGGTCTGcgcatagattgtgcacagatttcattatGGGGCTCATCACAGGTTTCATACaaatcatccgaaccgttcattaaatgtaaaacatttttcaagggtctccgaaaaaaataagctcaatccaatacctatagatgcttcatccaatcatctaacttttcattcagatttctggataatgaaaagttatatgcttgaatcgagtatctatag
The sequence above is a segment of the Rhododendron vialii isolate Sample 1 chromosome 13a, ASM3025357v1 genome. Coding sequences within it:
- the LOC131315162 gene encoding disease resistance protein RUN1-like, whose translation is MDTAWANEASSSSLPSSIATPFKYDVFLSFSDKDTRENFTSHLLAALERHGFHTFIDDKELNRGEYIGYELLKAIEESRISLVVLSKNYAASRWCLDELVKIMECRKTLRQIVLPIFYNVEPSDVRAQKGSLADAFAKHEEPLKEGSGGRVEKWRKALTEVANLSGWDLPKVANGDEAHLIRKAVEEVQNKLDIVLLHVACHEIGLGSRLKKLKKLLKLETDDVRIVAICGMGGIGKTTIAKKLYNLVQHKFEGSSFLANIRETSKQPNGLIFLQEQLLSDILRSGTHNLRNCHQGIEVIKRRAFCHKVLLILDDVDDVQQLKDLAIDRDSFGSGSRIIITTRDVSSLNLLKVDEIYAAEELNEDESLELFRGHCFKEEHPTEDHLDLSGQVVHYAGGLPLALEVLGSFFCGKSIPQWKNEMAKLRKIPDDNIQGKLKISFDSLSKEVKELFLDMACFFVGTDRNFTVKILESCNSFAEIGIQVLADRCLIKYHPTRIVMHDLLRDMGREIVRQESVKDPGRRSRLWYHEDALGVLGDGTGTESVGGLFLNFHELNEVQVNSKAFEKMDRLWLLHLNYVHLKEGYEHISKRLLWLCWNGFPLKCLPSKLHMENLVTLDLRYSSLKKAWNGSKILVKLKFLYLSYCYHLIETPDFSGLNNLEELLLNDCIRLVEVDESIRFLNKLLILDMKNCKKLRKYPSSIWTLKSLESLDVSGCSMLRNFSGFKGSPSKPQSSFLSSWIFRTKRMDSIGLSPALGLSCLKDLRMENCNLSCLPNEVGNLISLETLDLSANNLPTLPDSICDLTRLKRLTLEGCNLSHLPCEIGRLIFLEGLSLAGNSLLTLPDGICNLACLKFLNLNDCNLSHLPDGIGILSSLEILYLERNNVCSLPNSFSDLASLLKLQLNDCGRLQSLPQLPVNLKELDASYCTSLESIPTEFNWRAGLLMSFLGCNMLAKNNVMERIDQSFWEDKKNRGPGGYATIYLPGDEIPNWFQYQYAGSKLSVVVPPRRILGWSLCIVVRTHGNRGQHNQILIIRDKFTELDQLLTFTRYQGQDQMILLYYPSDYIERDELEIEIIPEDSEETEPWLTVKKCGINFIYEDNTEMSIKKKRKITDTRDPDISSPRN